Sequence from the Tenrec ecaudatus isolate mTenEca1 chromosome 6, mTenEca1.hap1, whole genome shotgun sequence genome:
ctccgaggaagaaagaggcagctgtctgctcccgcgAAGATTTGCccccttggaagcccacaggggcacttctaccctgtccttcaggtcGCCAGCTATGCTGCCAGTCGGCATCGACTTAAGTAGCAGTGGGTGAGGTAGGGGAGGCTCTGTGAGTACCCCTGGGGACTAGGCTTGTTTTTCTGTCCCTGGTTTTCTTGTCAAGTGGGGGCATCTCTGCAGCCTGATGATAATGTCCCAGTTATCCGGGACCCTGGGATGGGGCCTCTGTTTCCAGCTCGGCCACCTTCAAGCCTGAGTTCCATGGAGGACAGAGAGCGCGCCCTTCCCTCCGATGCCCCTGGGTGAGAAGGGCAGCAAACTAGCTGTCGCTGGGCACTGCTTCCTGCTAACACAGCATGTACCAGGACAAGCCCCACACCCCCCGCACAGCCCTCCCCGGCCCAGCTGCCACCCCCGGCCCCCAGGGCCATGCAGGGGCTGATTTATGACTCTGGGTTAGGGCTAAACGGTGCCAGAGACTGGGTCAGACCTTGAGGAGACCTCTCATGGCCCCGGAGCCCAGGCTGGCAGGATCAGGGCCCCGCAGGCAGTAGAGGCAGTCAGAGCAGATCGTGGTAGGGGCAGGAGGCCGGAGGTCCCCAGACTCCTGCGTGCAGCCAAGGACCCCAGTACGTGCCTCCTGCCCTCAGAACCTGTCTGGCACGTGTTAGGAGGGGAATATAGGGTTGGAGGAGAGTTTTCCCAGTGTTGCATAAACTCCTTCCTGTCCTCACCGTGGGGAACCGGGGGTTCCATGTTCCCCTGGACAGCCAGTCAGCCAGGGGTTCACTCACAGCCCCCAGCTGAGCGCCAAGGAAGGACATGaactggaggagggaaggaggtgaGGTTTGGGGTAGAAATGGCTGCCCCCGGGGGGTGCTGAGTTCAGGCTGCCTGGGAACCAGAGCAGCCACTGGCTGAGGCTATGGGGCTCTGTGGCCCCGGCCAGACAAGGCTGGACGCTGGTTGACAGTGAGCTCGCCCTTTAGCCTCATCCTCTCAGGAGAAACAGCAGCTCTGGAGTCTATGCAGAAGAAAGGACTCCGGGGTCTTCCTGCTTCTGGACATAAACCCAGGGCCTTGTTGGGGTAGCCAAGCCACACCTCGCTGAGGCCCCGCCCAGCGCCTCACGCCTGCCAGCCTGCTGCTTTCACCCCAATGGCTCTTTCCTGTGctgcctcccacccaccccctccccgggCATGACCACATGGTGAGCACACGGGCTGCTCAGAACAAACCGAGTGGCACCATACACTGAGTCCAGAATGGCTGCCCGTGATGCCCGTGACCCTCAGACACCCCACAGCTCCCTCAAGCCTGGCCCTCACCACTTCCCTCCATCACCAAAGCAGAGAGCCCAGCTGTGGGGCATCCCCCTCGGCCCCCAGGACACCTGAAGCAGAGCTGTGGGGGACATCAGCACCTAAAAGGGAGCGCTCAGACCCATAACCACCCCTCCTAGCCACAGTGGTCCCTTGGGGCTGAGGAGAGGGTCAGAGCCTCTGGGCCCAGAGCCCagcgtgggtggggtggggggagacagggagGCAGGCTTCCTGGGTCTCTCCATGAAGACAAACAGCAGGCTTTGAGGACTTGGAAAATCCCGCCCGGGATTCCAGGCCCTGCCGGCGTCACTGCCCTTTGACTATTGTCCCCCGTCGGAAACGGGCCCAGCCCCCAGCCAGCGGGGACAGAGCGGCCATTGTGAGGCCCCACCAAGCTCAATGCCCCCTTGTTTGCCCTCCCAGCCCGGAGCAAGACTTGGAGGCCAGTCCTTCCAGTTGCTGGGTGGAAAGAAAGAGCCTGCCTCCAGGCTCCAGTCCTTGGGTggggctgggtggggcagggtggggctaGGAGCTAGGGAAAGGGGGAGTCGGGTTGGAGAATCAGCCCTCCCACCTCTATACCCCAATTGCCAGTGTCCCCAGGAGCCAAGGAGACCTAGCTATGAAGTGACCCCCGATACACCCAGGTCAGCCCCTGGGCCACCAGGTGACCTTGGGAAAGTCATTTCCTGTCTTTGGGATGAAGTCTTTGCCTTGTAAAGATAACAAACCCCAAACAGGCCCTTCATCCTCCAGTCAATCCGCACTCTTGGCAGACCCAGGTGTGGGAGAGCAGAACTGAGCTACAGAGCTTTCTTGGCTGCAATCCTTACGGAACAAAATCGACAGACCTTTTTTTTCCATGACAACCCTGGATGGGCTAGAGCCCCCAGGCTGCCGGTGGGCAGCCAAGAACAAACCACCTGGGTTACCCAGGGGCCTTCACTGGGCGCATGCCCTATGCCGCTCCCAGAGACCTAGCAATGGTAATAGCAACCACATATCACGTTCCACTACGGGCCGGGCTACTGAGCCCTGGTgaatacgagttgggctgctaaccacaaggtcggaagCTCaacaccagcagctgctctgcaggagaaaaacagaGCTTTCTAGTCCCGCGGAGTGGCAGGCTCGGAAACTCCCAGGTGctgctctctcctgtcctatagggtcattgtgagtcagcatcaactgatgGCGGTAACAGGCGAAGTTCTTTCTACATGACCTCTAGCCTTTGCTACAACGCTACGAGGAAGATGTGGGTGTCCCTAGTCATAGGCCGGCCACACAGGAGAGGGGTTAAGAGCAAGAACTTGCTGGCGATGGAGTGTGGGACAAGCTCCTTAgcctctctctgtgcctcagtcttCATCCCCCATCGAGGGTTTATAACCAGAGAGTACTTGTACGCACCAGGCAAAAGTTCCTCGTCACCGTGGGTGGAGCATTTCCCAGCAGGCTCGGCTCCCAGCCGGGGCATTACTCCCAGACAGGGATtgctgtggaccctgcaaatggagaaGAGTGCAAGGCGTCCCAGCCTCTCTCCTGCTCCTGAGCAGAGAACTAACTAGTTCACCCAACTCCCATCATCAGGggctgccctccacccccacctccacccattCCCAGGGGTGAGAGGAATGGGGCGCACTGTATTCCGGGCTCCTGCCAGGTCCCAAAAAAGCAAATGAGCTAGGATGAGCTCCGAGGGTGGTAAAGGGGCCCAAGCCCTGCATGGGCCTCGGGTTGAGGAGGATGTAGGTTCATGTCCCTCAGAAGAGTAGCCCCCAGAGCACCCCCATGATCCCCGATACACTCACCACAAGCAGATTGAGCTGAGCTCCACGCTGTGTCAAATCTGAGCGTCTGGGGAGGGAGCCAAGAACTCCCCAGTTCAAGCAACTGGTAACCTTGGGCATGGAGACCccatgggggcggggggcacctGGCACAGGTAGGGATCTCAGAATCATCTTACCATGAAGGCAAGCGCTACCAGCTACTTGGGTCCTCATGCTGGGGTGCCAGCAGGCTGGGAAGAAGGGATGTTGGCACTGGGAAAACATCGTACACTAACAACCCGGCTCCCACCAccatggagttcattccaactcaaggAACCCTATGGGATCGTGTATGACGGCTCCTTAGCGTTCCTGTCGATTTTTccagaagcagccagcctcatctttctccagcacagcAACATTTTGAGAACCGCCAACCACTCccttagcagcccagggcttaaCCCAAGGCACCACCAAAATCCCTGTAACTGCTTCTACTACATCAACTTACTTATCCCAGCTGTGGTCAAgcacctctctctcccctccaggAGGTAGGGTCTACCCcatttcccattttacagatgtgaaCATTAAAGATCAGTCACAGGAAAGCACTCGCCGGATGACAGAAGGCCTGCTCAGCCACCTCCTACCTGGATGTTTACTGTTGGAAACCATTCTGCGTGCTGGACATGACCAGCCACGAAGCAAATGGCCCCGTGACCCCTTTACCCTGGGTGTTGTCAGCGGCTAAcgcacctggctgctaaccaagccTACAGGGAACGCCTGGTGATTGGCTGAAAAAAATGGCCACGACATACCTGCTGAAGCACCATTCTGCTCAGTCAGGGTGCCCAAGAGTCAGAACCAGCTGGATGGTAACTGGTGACTGGTTTTTGCAAACCAAGACCTGTTGAACCAAGTCAGTAACTACCCCAGGTTTAGCCAGAGCCACCGTCTCCGTGAGTATGCAAGTATGGGTatatggggggtgggaggaaaggggtGCTGTCAgggacccatcagccactcctcaggagaaagatgagactctcgccTCCCGTAAGGAGTCACAAAGCTTCGGGAACTATGgatcggaatggacttgatgggcgGCAGTATTTTTAGGTTCGCTGTGTGTATTAGGGTCAGAGAACAAGGTGTCAGAGATAGACAGAACCCCCAGTTTTGGCTACATGTCTATTTTTTAttcaatatattaaatatattaatcAGAAAAGTCACATACTATAAATCCAGGAAAATACACAAATATAAATGTCAGACTCTGTCATCTGTCTTCCTCCTAGGGTGACAGTGTATGTACATGGAGGAGGAGGCTGgcggggagccccatcccttctTCCCAACCCCAACTCCCACCTTAACCCCTTCCTTCCTGTATTTACAACAGCGTTCGGCTTATTTACAGCATGGCAGTGTGTGTTAAAAAGTTTATCTTACAAAAACATAAAGGCCAGGGGTGGGCTGGGTGTAAGACAATAGTGGGGGGTCCTCCCCACGAACGAGTCCCCCCCATTCCCCAGGGCTCTTAGAGCCAACAAGGAGGccagcaggccttgggctcatgCCCAGTGAGGGGCTCGGAGGGGTGCTCTGCTCTGGGGTCTGTTGGCCATGGGCTAAAGGCACGTGTGGGGCAGTGTGCAGGCACACACGCGTGTGCACGCATGTTCCCGGGGCTGGGGTCAGAAGGGCAGCGTGTCCATGAAGATCTTGTCGACGATGGGTGGAGGGGGCACCAGGTCCTCCAGCTTGAGGTAGAAGATGCGCTGCAGGCCCTGAGTGCACAGAGTCCGCAGCTCGGGCAGCTTGCCCAGCAGGCGGGACAGGCAGCTGGCCGGCTGGGGCTCGCCCGCCACAGACGAGATGTGCTCCTTCAGGCAGCTGGCAATGCGGTTCTGCAGCTCCTCCACCCGccgaggctcctgcagcccatgcCGGTCTGCAGACAAGGATGGGACTTAGCCACCCACCCCAGAGCCAGACGACCCAAGACCTAGAAACCCCAACCCTGGGTCTCTCCTGTTGCTTCCTCACCCGCCCCCGGCACCCTGCAGAAGCTCACATGCACACCAGCTCATGTGGAGTCCCCATCGGGAGCCTACGAAGGAAGTTTCCCCTCGATGTCCTTCTAGGCCAAGGGGGAAACAGGTCGGGAGGGGTGACAAGACTTGTTAAGTCATAAagagaggagaggcaccctggtTTTCTGGCTAGGCTACTGACTGCCTGAGAAGCCCTGGAGGGTGGCAGCCATGTGGCTGAGACACCCTCAGAGGCAGCGAGTCCTAAGGCACAGCAGCCCAGGCCCTCTTCAGCCAGACTGGGCCAATCCGGTGTGACAACCTGCTAAGGTTCCACTGGACGTCAACAGGGGAGGGACAGTGGTGGGGCTCTGGAGCCTTTGGAAATCAAAACTGAGCAGGATCCCCTGTGCCTGGCCCCCCAAGAAGCCATCCTCTCTGGACACGAGGGTTCATGCATACATGGACAGTAGCAATCACGTAAAGTGCAGGGGCAGGCACAGCTAATCAGGGCAGCTAGGGTCAGCACAGCAGGCCTGGGGAAGCTGGGGGGTGGAGCATGGGAAGGAGCCCCGAAGGCATCTGGACGGGTGCCTAGTGACCATCCCTATCTCCCTATCTTTCTGTGTGTGGGTTACACCCCCAGCGAACATTTCTAAAACAGACATATCGGTGACCACCATCACGCACATGTCTGAGTAAACAGTCCCGCACAGTTTTCTACGGCTTCCTTTCCAGGAGTCTCTGGAGGgacttgaaccgctgacctttcaggtTGCAGCCCAGTGCACTAACAGCACCACCGCAGACTGCAGCAGCGTCTTGGGTAGCTCTGAGCGGGGGTTAATTCGCAGACTTGATTGGGCTTTGGCGTCAGGTGAAGCTATGCCTGCCCCAGCTCTACCGCCTTTCTGCTGTGCTGCTCTGAGCAAGTGTCTGCCCCTCTTGGATTCTTGCCTGCCCCGTGTCTCAGCAGGtttgagcaggagcaggagcctaGGAAGTGCTAGATGCCAGCCCCTAcggccctctcccctcccagaccACCACCCTGCAGAGGACTAAACAGCTCCTCCACCAGACCCCTCCTCAAGCCCCCAGGGCTTCCTGGTGCTATCCGCTAACCGGTGATGAGGACaagagcagacaggcaggcaaagGCAGGGACGTCCACGACCAGGCTGTGCAGGGACCGAGAGAAGGCCAGGATGCTGTCGATCCACTCGCCGAAGCCTCGGGTACACTGCAGCCGATGCAGCACCAGGCCCGAGCAGAAGACCAGCTTCCCCTCGCCCGGCTtggacctgggggtgggggtggacacaGAGGCCGTCAGGGCGGCCCCAGGGCGGGCAGCATCGGGGGACGGGGCCAAGGCGCTGGCGAGAGGCTTACCGGTAGGCCAGGCGGAGGATGAAGAGCTCCAGAAAGGCGGACTCCAGAAGCAAGTCCTGGTCGCAGGGGGCCAGCTCCGCAAAGCCGGGGATCTTCTCCGCCCACATGCGGATGACCTCCAGGGACCCCGAGAGCAGGTCGTAGAACTGCTGCACGTCCCCGGCATCCTCCTTCCCAAAACGGGGCAGCATCAGCTCCTGGAACTACGAGGGTACCCAGCGTGGTCATAACCCCCGAAGGTCCCGCTGGGCTGGCCGTCTTGGGGGAGTGGGAGAGGCTACAACTGAAACTGGGCCCTTGCTCCTGTTTGCCACTTCTCATACCCGGCCCCaggactgtcttttttttttttttttttttttttgcctaagtGGCTCCGAGGTGTCGAGTTGCCCATCTGGTCAGCCCAAAGGGGGCTCCTGTTCATTTCAGTGTGTGGAGTgatgcaccccaccccaccccaggcacTGAGTGCGCCCTCCCAGAGGGGCGAGGGCCTCACCTTGGAGTAGTCCAGTTTGGTCGTGCTGGGCCCCGAGTCCAGGTGCGCCCGGACCAGCGAGGTGAGGAGACTGGCCGGGGAGGCATCTGGGGGCTGCTTGGGTTTTGAAGGAAGCCGGCCCCGCCGGCCCTTCAGACTGTCTGTCCGGACAACTGCAGACAAACAGGCCACGGTGAGGGCAGGGGGACACCACCTCATGCCCCCTCAGCCAAAGCTGAGCACACAGACGCTGGGacatggggagcccgagccccagGGGCCCCCACCTTTCCCACCCCTCCTAAGGCAGGCCGAGCTCAGATCCAGCAGGGCAGGTGTACCTAGGGAGCTGGCCCCGCCCTGCCCACTGAGACGGGTCTGCCCCCTGGCCCATCGCAGCCACCCACCTTCCTTCACCATGCCCACTGCCAGGCACTTCTGGAATCGGCAGAATTGGCAGCGGTTCCGCCTCCTCTTGTCCACAGGGCAGTCCTTGTTGGCGAGGCAAATGTACTTGGCGTTTTTCTGCACTGTGcgctggagtggggggggggtgacacgGAACAGGCTGTCAgaaagtggggtgggaggggggacctTCCAGGGGAGGGCACTGTCCAGATCCTGCTGCCGACGCAGACAAAAGCGCTCTCTGTTCACagctatttttttaacatttgggtggcagggagggagagacaggggttgtggggtggggaggaagaggaaagtcTAGGGGGCCCTGGAGGAACGTTCTGCCCCAGGACAGAAGGTGAGGGCCGGGGCGAGGTCTCCCCAGCAGCCCTGACACCTGTCCATTTCACTGTGCTCCTGCCCGCCTGCCCCTTTCGCGGGGCAGACAGAGCGGGCCGGAGcggttggggtgggggcgggaagcTAAGCGGGCACCCAGCGCTGGGACAAATACACAGCTTGTTCCCGAGGCCACCCCCAGCCCTCTCCCAGCTCCTTTCATCTCCTGCCAGGGACAAGAGGGTGTGGGGGGCCCCCTTCCTGGGACCTTGAAGGGGAGAAGGCAGGCCGAGCAAAGCCAAAGGCTGACCCCCGGACCCTCCCTTTCTATGCCCCTCAGCCCGTGGCACCTTCCTACTGGCCCCGAGGCCTCTGCCTCTGGGGGAGCCCAGGCAGGCTTGCCCCTTTGCTGCAGGGGAGGAAACCGGACCAGGGAAGGGACCTGGCTGTCCCCACTTCTTCCACAGGGgccctgcaggcctggggctcaccttgAAGAAGCCTTTGCACCCCTCACAGGTGCGCACGCCGTAATGCTGGCAAGAAGCGTTGTCCCCGCACACGGCACAGCGACCCTCGCCTGCCCCGGGAGTCCCACTCAGGGCCTTGGCTGAGGCCACGGGCGCGTCCAGCATCCCCGAGCCATCCAGGTGTGGAgaggtgggccccaggcctgggaaggtgGTCGGCATGGCAtagctctccccctcccccagctggtGGGCGGCCTGTGAGGGGTAGAGCTTCAGGGGGCTCTGGGGGAGGCTGTGGCCAGTTGGGGAGCTGAAGGAAAAGaaggctgggggttgggggggcccCGAGGCCTTGGGCAGCTGCTCAGTCCATGCCCGCAGGCCTTCGTAAGTCTGGCTGGGTGAGAAATGGCCAAAAGAGCCCTCCCAGGGAGAGAGCTGGGGCGGCTGGAAGCTGGGCGTGGACGGGGAGGGGACGGAGCAGGGGCTGCCATAGTAGTCGGAGCCGCTGGAGGACAGGGTCTCGTCCAAGGGGCCGCTCAGGGGGCCTGGGTAGCAGCCATACACCTGGAAGTCCTCAAACTTGAAGGAAGTAGAGGCAGGGGAGGTGGCTGAGGACGAGGACGTGGAGGAGGACGTGGAGGAGGCCGAGGAGCACGGCTGGGTGGTGCCCGGCAGCTGGTAGAGGAAGGTGTCAAACTCTCCCGTGTAGCCGTCCATGAAGGTGCTGAAGCTGGGCAGGGCCGTGGGGGCAGCAGGGGCCGTCTCGGGGCTGGCCAGGTCCATGGTGGGCTTGCTGAGCTCAGGGGTCAGGGGGTCGCTTGCCAGGTGGTCACGGGCTCCTGGGCTCGGCGCTGGAGTGGCATACTGGGCTTGGATGCAGGGCATctctggagagggagaggagcCCCAGCGGGAGGGGAGGAGTCAGTGCCCAAGTCGAGTCTCACTGCATAGGCTAGGCCCCAGGGGCAGCCAGGTGGCAAGAAGCCCAGGCAAGAAGCAGGACACAGAGGCCCGAGGGCTGTGACCAACCACAGAACCCAAGATCCTGACCCCTGGCCAGAGCACCCTTCTCAACCTACA
This genomic interval carries:
- the NR4A1 gene encoding nuclear receptor subfamily 4immunitygroup A member 1 isoform X2, which produces MSQDRLDGKMPCIQAQYATPAPSPGARDHLASDPLTPELSKPTMDLASPETAPAAPTALPSFSTFMDGYTGEFDTFLYQLPGTTQPCSSASSTSSSTSSSSATSPASTSFKFEDFQVYGCYPGPLSGPLDETLSSSGSDYYGSPCSVPSPSTPSFQPPQLSPWEGSFGHFSPSQTYEGLRAWTEQLPKASGPPQPPAFFSFSSPTGHSLPQSPLKLYPSQAAHQLGEGESYAMPTTFPGLGPTSPHLDGSGMLDAPVASAKALSGTPGAGEGRCAVCGDNASCQHYGVRTCEGCKGFFKRTVQKNAKYICLANKDCPVDKRRRNRCQFCRFQKCLAVGMVKEVVRTDSLKGRRGRLPSKPKQPPDASPASLLTSLVRAHLDSGPSTTKLDYSKFQELMLPRFGKEDAGDVQQFYDLLSGSLEVIRMWAEKIPGFAELAPCDQDLLLESAFLELFILRLAYRSKPGEGKLVFCSGLVLHRLQCTRGFGEWIDSILAFSRSLHSLVVDVPAFACLSALVLITDRHGLQEPRRVEELQNRIASCLKEHISSVAGEPQPASCLSRLLGKLPELRTLCTQGLQRIFYLKLEDLVPPPPIVDKIFMDTLPF
- the NR4A1 gene encoding nuclear receptor subfamily 4immunitygroup A member 1 isoform X3, encoding MPCIQAQYATPAPSPGARDHLASDPLTPELSKPTMDLASPETAPAAPTALPSFSTFMDGYTGEFDTFLYQLPGTTQPCSSASSTSSSTSSSSATSPASTSFKFEDFQVYGCYPGPLSGPLDETLSSSGSDYYGSPCSVPSPSTPSFQPPQLSPWEGSFGHFSPSQTYEGLRAWTEQLPKASGPPQPPAFFSFSSPTGHSLPQSPLKLYPSQAAHQLGEGESYAMPTTFPGLGPTSPHLDGSGMLDAPVASAKALSGTPGAGEGRCAVCGDNASCQHYGVRTCEGCKGFFKRTVQKNAKYICLANKDCPVDKRRRNRCQFCRFQKCLAVGMVKEVVRTDSLKGRRGRLPSKPKQPPDASPASLLTSLVRAHLDSGPSTTKLDYSKFQELMLPRFGKEDAGDVQQFYDLLSGSLEVIRMWAEKIPGFAELAPCDQDLLLESAFLELFILRLAYRSKPGEGKLVFCSGLVLHRLQCTRGFGEWIDSILAFSRSLHSLVVDVPAFACLSALVLITDRHGLQEPRRVEELQNRIASCLKEHISSVAGEPQPASCLSRLLGKLPELRTLCTQGLQRIFYLKLEDLVPPPPIVDKIFMDTLPF
- the NR4A1 gene encoding nuclear receptor subfamily 4immunitygroup A member 1 isoform X1; this encodes MQKTVIYSEWTPRGHRQEPAPSPGTLPSGACSGSLGVRTDSEVEAEMPCIQAQYATPAPSPGARDHLASDPLTPELSKPTMDLASPETAPAAPTALPSFSTFMDGYTGEFDTFLYQLPGTTQPCSSASSTSSSTSSSSATSPASTSFKFEDFQVYGCYPGPLSGPLDETLSSSGSDYYGSPCSVPSPSTPSFQPPQLSPWEGSFGHFSPSQTYEGLRAWTEQLPKASGPPQPPAFFSFSSPTGHSLPQSPLKLYPSQAAHQLGEGESYAMPTTFPGLGPTSPHLDGSGMLDAPVASAKALSGTPGAGEGRCAVCGDNASCQHYGVRTCEGCKGFFKRTVQKNAKYICLANKDCPVDKRRRNRCQFCRFQKCLAVGMVKEVVRTDSLKGRRGRLPSKPKQPPDASPASLLTSLVRAHLDSGPSTTKLDYSKFQELMLPRFGKEDAGDVQQFYDLLSGSLEVIRMWAEKIPGFAELAPCDQDLLLESAFLELFILRLAYRSKPGEGKLVFCSGLVLHRLQCTRGFGEWIDSILAFSRSLHSLVVDVPAFACLSALVLITDRHGLQEPRRVEELQNRIASCLKEHISSVAGEPQPASCLSRLLGKLPELRTLCTQGLQRIFYLKLEDLVPPPPIVDKIFMDTLPF